The genomic DNA TGATGTCGGTGACTTCCCGTGCGGACGTGTTGTATCCGGGATCCTCCGGGTGGACGAACGCGATGCCGTCCTCGAAGTCCAGCGAGTCCACCAGGTAGGTCTCCCCGCGGTGCAGATACACCGCGCCCGGGTGCACCGTAGACGGCGCCTGCCCGGCACCGGTCGTGCCGAGCATCCGGCCGGTGTCGGCCTCCAGGATCGCGATCTGTCCGCCGGAGGAGCCGCGGATGTCCACTGCGGCATGGGGATCGACGCCGGGGCTCGGGAAGTAACCACTGGGACGCTTGCGCAACAGCCCGTCGTCGACCAGTGCCGCCGCGACCTCCTCGGCGTTCCACGTCCGGACCTCGGCCTCGGTGAGGGGGAGTTCGGTCGCGGCGCACAGGAGCTGCGGGCCGAGTACGTACGGGTTGGCAGGATCGATCACGACGCGTTCGATCGGCTTGTCCAACAACGCCGCCGGATGGTGAACCAGGTAGGTGTCGAGCGGATCGTCGCGGGCAATCATCACGATCAGTGCGCTCTGACCACGCCGGCCCGCCCGCCCGGCCTGCTGCCAGAACGACGCCACGGTGCCCGGGAAGCCGGCCAGGACCACCGCATCCAGGCCCGCGATGTCGACGCCCAGCTCGAGTGCGTTGGTGGTGGCCAGCCCGCGCAGGGTGCCGTCGGCGAGCGCGGCCTCCAGCGCGCGGCGCTCCTCGGACAGGTAGCCCGCCCGGTACGACGCCACCTGATCGGTCAGATCGGGTGCCACCGACTCGAGTCGGGCGCGCGCGCCGAGCGCCGTGAGTTCGGCGCCGCGGCGCGACCTGACGAACGTCAGCGTGCGCGCGCCCTCGACCATGAGGTCGGCCATCACGCGGGCGGCTTCCGCGCCTGCGGTGCGCCGGACCGGCGCCCCGTTCTCGCCGACCAGGTCCGTCCGCAACGCGGGTTCCCACAGTGCGACCGTTCGTCCGCCGTGCGGGGAGCCGTCCTCGGTGACCTCGGCGACGGTGTGGCCCAGCAGTTCCGACGCCGTCTCCGCGGGTTGGGCGGTGGTGGCGCTGGCGAAGATGACCGTCGGCTCGGACCCGTCGGCGGAGTACCTGGCGCACAGCCTGATCAGCCTGCGCAGCACCATCGCGACGTTGGAGCCGAAGATGCCACGGTAGTAATGACATTCGTCGACGACGATGAACCGCAGGTTGCGCAGGAACACCGCCCAGCGGGCGTGGTTGCGCAGCATCGAGAAGTGGATCATGTCCGGGTTCGAGAACAACCACCGCGACCGTTCCCTGGCGAACTGCCGGGCGTCGGTGGTGCTGTCGCCGTCGTACGGGCACGGCGCCACGCTCGACAGTCTCTCGACGGCGTCGGTCAGCGACTGCGCTGCACGCAGCTGATCGTGGCCGAGCGCCTTGGTTGGGGACAGGTAGAGCGCGCGGGCACGCGGGTCGTCCGCGAGGGCGGTGAGGATCGGAAGCTGGTAGGCCAGTGACTTACCCGACGCCGTGCCGGTACTCAGCACGACGTGCCGCCCGGAGTGCGCCAGGTCGGCGGCGGTCACCTGATGGGTCCACGGTTCGGTGATGCCGCGCGCGATGAACGCGTCCACGACGTCGCGTGGCGCCCAGTGCGGCCACGGCCGCCTGCGGGCACTGCGCGCGGCGAGATCGGCGACGTGGCGCAGCGGGTGTTCGTCGGCTTCGCCACCCGCGACCGCGCAGTCGAGAAGCTCTCGACCGAAGTCCGGCGCCAGACCCGACACGGGTTGCCTCCTCACGCTATTGGGGTGATCCCCGTGCGGTTCGCGAACGGTTCCATCGCGGTCCGCTCGGGCCCTTCACGGCGCCCCTGGACAATTGTTCCCCACCTACTGATCAGGAACCTGTCGCGTGGGCGTTCGACGTGATTGACTTATGGCGGTCGCAGCTTCTGTGTTCGTGTGTCAGCACCGAAGCACGGTGGACCGCACCCGCTGTAGTAGAACGAAAGAAGCACCAGATGCCACAGGGAACTGTCAAGTGGTTCAACCCGGAGAAGGGTTACGGATTCATTGAACAGGAGGACGGTGGCGGCGACGTCTTCGTTCACTACAAGCAGATCCAGTCCAACGGATTCCGCACCCTCGAAGAGAACCAGAAGGTCGAGTTCGAGATCGAGGACAGCCCCAAGGGCCCTCAGGCACTCAGCGTTCGCACCGTCTGAGCGACGCCGGCTGACAGAGAACCCCCGCAGCTCTCGTCCGGGACTGCGGGGGTTTCCCTATCTCCCGTCGCGTTGGTCGCGGCCGGTGCCGGCTGATTGACCCTCTGATGCCCGGCCCCGTGCGGCGTAACCGGGCGATCCCTGGCCTAGGGTCGGGATTGTGACGTGCGCCTGCGCGAGGAACCGACGCTGATGAGCCAGCTGTCCTTCTTCTCGGCTGAGTCGGTGCCGCCCGCGGTCGCCGATCTGACCGGGATCCTCGCCGCCCCTGGCCAGGCGGTACTGGTGAGCGAAAGTGGGCAGCGGGCAGCGCGACTGTCGGTGGTGGTGGATCGGCTGTGGCGGGCCGAGGCGCTCGCCGACATGATCAACGAGGCGGGTCTCACCGCCGAGATCGCCCGCACGGACGAGGACAGCCCGCTGGTGCGCACGGACGTCGACGAGCGTCTGACGCCGATCGCGGCCGCGTGGACGCGCGGCGCGGTGAAGACGGTGCCGCCGCAGTGGCTGCCCGGCCCGCGAGAGCTGCGCGCGTGGACGCTGGCGGCCGGATACCCGGAAGCGGACCGCTACCTGCTGGGCCTCGACCCGCATGCACCCGATACGCATTCCGCACTCGCGTCGGCCATGATGCGGATCGGCATCGCTCCGACCCTGATCGGCACCAGGGGGTCCCGCCCGGCACTGCGCATCAGTGGTCGCCGGAGGCTATTGCGCCTGGTAGAGAACGTGGGGGAACCTCCGCGGGACACCGAGGCGTTCTCCATGTGGCCACGTACTTGACGTCCGTCTCGAGGCGAGCCGGTTTGCGTACGCTGCCGCGTAGTGCGAAATTGTCAGTTGCCGATGGCCCAGGGCGGGTATCTACTACCTGATCCGGACACCCATCGCGACTCAAGAGTGGAGCGTGTACGAGGTTGGCTGACCAGGATGGTGGCAGCGGCAACGGAAGGGTTAGGCGACTCGTCATAGTCGAGTCGCCGACCAAGGCGCGCAAAATCGCGGGCTACCTCGGCTCCAACTACGTCGTCGAATCGTCGCGTGGACACATCCGCGACCTACCTCGAGCAGCCGCCGACGTCCCCGTGAAGTACAAGTCGGAACCGTGGGCGCGCCTCGGCGTCAACGTCGACGCCGACTTCGAACCCCTCTACATCGTCAGCCCGGAGAAGAAGAGCACCGTCACCGAACTCAAGGCGCTGCTCAAGGACGTCGACGAGCTGTACCTCGCGACGGACGGTGACCGCGAGGGTGAGGCCATCGCCTGGCACCTGCTGGAGACGTTGAAGCCGCGCGTCCCGGTCAAGCGGATGGTCTTCCACGAGATCACCGAGCCGGCGATCCGCGCAGCCGCCGAGAACCCCCGCGACCTGGACATCGACCTGGTCGACGCCCAGGAGACCCGACGCATCCTCGACCGCCTCTACGGCTACGAGGTCAGCCCCGTGCTGTGGAAGAAGGTGGCCCCTAAGCTGTCGGCCGGCCGCGTGCAGTCGGTGGCGACGCGCATCATCGTGTCGCGCGAGCGGGAACGCATGGCGTTCCGCAGCGCCGGCTACTGGGACGTCACCGCCGAACTCGACGCGAGCGTCTCCGATCCCGAGGCCTCGCCGCCGAAGTTCACGGCGAAGCTCAACACCGTCGACGGCCGCCGCGTCGCCAGCGGCCGGGACTTCGACTCCCTCGGCGGGGTCAAGAAGCCCAACGAAGTGCTGGTGCTCGACCAGGCCGCGGCCACGAATCTCGCCACGGGCCTGCGCGGCGCGCAGCTCGAGGTGTCCTCGGTCGAGCAGAAGCCATACACCCGCCGGCCGTACCCGCCGTTCATGACGTCGACGCTGCAGCAGGAGGCCGGCCGCAAGCTGCGCTTCTCCTCCGAGCGCACGATGAGCATCGCGCAGCGGCTGTACGAGAACGGCTACATCACCTACATGCGCACCGACTCGACGACGCTGTCCGAGTCGGCCATCAACGCCGCCCGCAACCAGGCCCGCCAGCTCTATGGCGAGGAGTACGTCCACCCGACGGCGCGCCAGTACACCCGCAAGGTGAAGAACGCGCAGGAGGCCCACGAGGCCATCCGACCGGCCGGCGACGTGTTCCAGACGCCAGGCCAGCTGCACGCGCAGCTCGATACCGACGAATTCCGGCTCTACGAGCTGATCTGGCAGCGCACCGTGGCATCGCAGATGGCCGACGCGCGCGGCACGACGCTGTCGCTGCGGATCTCTGGCACAGCCACCTCCGGCGAGCAGGTCGTCTTCAACGCCAGCGGCCGCACCATCACGTTCCCCGGCTTCCTCAAGGCGTACGTCGAGACCGTCGACGAGCAGGCGGGCGGCGAGGCCGACGACGCCGAGAGCAGGCTGCCCAACCTCACCCAGGGCCAGCGCGTCGACGCCGCCGACCTGACCGCCGACGGCCACACCACGAGCCCGCCCGCCCGCTACACCGAGGCCTCGCTGATCAAGGCGCTGGAAGAACTCGGCATTGGTCGCCCGTCGACGTACTCCTCGATCATCAAGACGATCCAGGACCGCGGGTACGTGCACAAGAAGGGCAGCGCGCTGGTGCCGTCCTGGGTGGCGTTCGCCGTCATCGGGCTGCTGGAACAGCACTTCGGCCGTCTCGTCGACTACGACTTCACCGCCGCGATGGAGGACGAACTCGACCAGATCGCGTCGGGCACCGAGCAGCGGACCAACTGGCTCAACAACTTCTACTTCGGTGGCGAGCACGGTGCCGACGGCTCGATCGCCCGTTCGGGTGGTCTTAAGAAGCTCGTCGGCGGCAACCTCGAGGACATCGACGCCCGAGAAGTCAACTCCATCAAGCTCTTCGACGACGACGAAGGCCGCGCGGTCAACGTTCGCGTGGGCCGCAACGGACCGTACCTCGAGCGCATGATCCTCGGCGAGGACGGCGAACCGACACCGCAGCGCGCCAACCTCAAGGACGAACTCACTCCCGACGAGTTGACCCTCGAGCTGGCCGAGAAGCTGTTCTCGACGCCGCAGGAGGGCCGTTCGCTCGGCGTCGATCCGGAGTCCGGGCACGAAATCGTCGCCAAGGACGGCAGATTCGGGCCGTACGTCACCGAGATCCTGCCGCCTCCGCCGGAGGAGCCAGACGACGGCGCACCGGCGAAGAAGGGCAAGAAGCCCGTCGGCCCCAAGCCGCGCACCGGATCGCTGCTGCGCTCGATGGACATCGAGACCGTCACGCTGGAGGACGCGCTCAAGCTGCTGTCCCTGCCGCGCGTCGTCGGCATCGACCCGGCGACCAACGAGGAGATCACCGCGCAGAACGGCCGGTACGGCCCATACCTGAAGCGCGGCACTGATTCTCGCTCGCTGGTGAACGAAGAGCAGATGTTCACCATCACGCTCGACGAGGCGCTCAAGATCTACGCAGAGCCCAAGCGGCGCGGCAGGCAGGGGGCGGCGACGCCGCCGCTGCGCGAGCTGGGCAAGGACCCGGTGTCCGAGCAGCCGATGGTGATCAAGGACGGCCGGTTCGGTCCGTACGTCACCGACGGCGAGACCAATGCGAGCCTGCGCAAGGGCGACGACGTCATGTCCATCACCGATGCCCGGGCCTCGGAGCTGCTGGCCGATCGTCGTGCCCGCGGGCCGGTGAAGAAGAAGGCCGCCGCGAAGAAGGCACCGGCCAAGAAGGCTGCGAAGAAGACGCCTGCGAAGAAGGCCCCGGCCAAGAAGGCCGTCAAGAAGGCTTAGTTCTGGGCGTCGGACGGCACGCGAGTGCGTGCCTGATCCGGTGACACCAGTCGCACCGGGCGCGCGAGCTGCGTGGGCGCCACCCGACCGCGCAGTTCGACGATCTCGCCGACGTCCCAGCACAGCGCCTCTTGGTCGAGTGCGCCGCTGACGGCGATCGCCGACGCGAGTACGTGGCCTTCCTCCAGTTTGGCCAGTTCGGTCAGGCGGGCGGCCTCGTTGACCGGGTCGCCGATGACCGTGTACTCGAAGCGTGCCTGGGCGCCGATGTGGCCGGCGATGGCACGGCCGGAGGACACACCGATGCCGAACTCGGTCTGGCCCAGCACCTCGATGAGGTCGTCGTGCAGTTCGCGCGACGCCGCCAGCGCCGCGCCGCAGGCGTCCGGGTGCTCGATCGGCGCGCCAAAGATGGCCAGCGCCGCATCGCCCTGGAACTTGTTGACGAACCCGCCGTGCCGGTTGACGGAGTCGACGACGACGCGGAAGAACTCGTTGAGCAGGCTGACGACCTCGGCCGCCGGGATCGTCGACGCCAAATGCGTGGAACCGACGAGGTCGACGAACAGCACGGCGACGTCGCGTTCCTGGCCGCCGAGTTCCGTGCCACGCTCCAAGGCGCGCCGGGCGACGTCCTCGCCGACGTAACGCCCGAACAGGTCGCGCAGGCGTTGCCGCTCGGCCAGATCGCGGACCATGTCGTTGAAGCCTGCCTGCAGGAGGCCCAGCTCGCTGGCGTCGTAGATCTGCATGTGCGCGTTGTAGTTGCCGCGCTGCACCTCGCTCAGTGCCCAGCGCAGTTGGCGCAGGGGGTCGGCGATCGACATCGCGACCAGGACGGTGCCGGTCAGGCCGATCACCAGAGCCGAGATGGCCAGCAGCAGGATCGGCGTGTTCAGCCGCTCGGCGGGAGCGGTGAGGATCTCGAACCTGCTGGCGACCAGGGCCAGCACGATGGCGAGGATCGGCACCGCGGTGGAGAGCACCCAGGTGAGCACCTGCCGCAGGATGACGCCGGGCGCGCGGAAGTTCATGGGCGCGCCCCCGCGCAGCGCCGCGACGGCGACGGGCCGGAGCACGCGTTCGGCCTGCAGGTAACCGATGATCGCGGTGGCGGTGGCGCCCAGCAGAGAGGCCACGGCCACGACCGGGGCGGATTGGCTGGCCACCGGCCAGCTCGCGACGATGAAGACGATCGAGCCGAGGAACCAGTTGGAGACGCTGATCACCGAGCGGTAGTACGGCATCCGCAGGGCGCGTACGCGGGCGATCTCGGTGATCGTGGGGTCGGTGCTGGCGAGCAGGGTGTCGCGGCGTTGCCAGCGGATCAC from Mycolicibacterium arabiense includes the following:
- a CDS encoding adenylate/guanylate cyclase domain-containing protein, which gives rise to MTTAATPIGRINAFVRWVARTPWPVFTLGMLQADIIGALLVLGFLRFGLPPDDRIQLQDLPTFNLAIFLGYLFVSFTVGAYLTLRMLLPVIRWQRRDTLLASTDPTITEIARVRALRMPYYRSVISVSNWFLGSIVFIVASWPVASQSAPVVAVASLLGATATAIIGYLQAERVLRPVAVAALRGGAPMNFRAPGVILRQVLTWVLSTAVPILAIVLALVASRFEILTAPAERLNTPILLLAISALVIGLTGTVLVAMSIADPLRQLRWALSEVQRGNYNAHMQIYDASELGLLQAGFNDMVRDLAERQRLRDLFGRYVGEDVARRALERGTELGGQERDVAVLFVDLVGSTHLASTIPAAEVVSLLNEFFRVVVDSVNRHGGFVNKFQGDAALAIFGAPIEHPDACGAALAASRELHDDLIEVLGQTEFGIGVSSGRAIAGHIGAQARFEYTVIGDPVNEAARLTELAKLEEGHVLASAIAVSGALDQEALCWDVGEIVELRGRVAPTQLARPVRLVSPDQARTRVPSDAQN
- a CDS encoding DEAD/DEAH box helicase encodes the protein MSGLAPDFGRELLDCAVAGGEADEHPLRHVADLAARSARRRPWPHWAPRDVVDAFIARGITEPWTHQVTAADLAHSGRHVVLSTGTASGKSLAYQLPILTALADDPRARALYLSPTKALGHDQLRAAQSLTDAVERLSSVAPCPYDGDSTTDARQFARERSRWLFSNPDMIHFSMLRNHARWAVFLRNLRFIVVDECHYYRGIFGSNVAMVLRRLIRLCARYSADGSEPTVIFASATTAQPAETASELLGHTVAEVTEDGSPHGGRTVALWEPALRTDLVGENGAPVRRTAGAEAARVMADLMVEGARTLTFVRSRRGAELTALGARARLESVAPDLTDQVASYRAGYLSEERRALEAALADGTLRGLATTNALELGVDIAGLDAVVLAGFPGTVASFWQQAGRAGRRGQSALIVMIARDDPLDTYLVHHPAALLDKPIERVVIDPANPYVLGPQLLCAATELPLTEAEVRTWNAEEVAAALVDDGLLRKRPSGYFPSPGVDPHAAVDIRGSSGGQIAILEADTGRMLGTTGAGQAPSTVHPGAVYLHRGETYLVDSLDFEDGIAFVHPEDPGYNTSAREVTDIIVTGPGERSSHGDVTIGLVPVSVSHTVTSYLRRRLNGEVIDCVELDMPTHTLDTMAVMCTITPEALQRNGIDPLRFPGSLHAAEHASIGLLPLVASCDRGDIGGVSTAVGPEDGLPTIFVYDGYPGGAGFADRGFRQIVTWWSATADAIEACECPNGCPSCVQSPKCGNGNDPLDKAGAVTVLRLVLSELDRRRT
- the topA gene encoding type I DNA topoisomerase, whose protein sequence is MADQDGGSGNGRVRRLVIVESPTKARKIAGYLGSNYVVESSRGHIRDLPRAAADVPVKYKSEPWARLGVNVDADFEPLYIVSPEKKSTVTELKALLKDVDELYLATDGDREGEAIAWHLLETLKPRVPVKRMVFHEITEPAIRAAAENPRDLDIDLVDAQETRRILDRLYGYEVSPVLWKKVAPKLSAGRVQSVATRIIVSRERERMAFRSAGYWDVTAELDASVSDPEASPPKFTAKLNTVDGRRVASGRDFDSLGGVKKPNEVLVLDQAAATNLATGLRGAQLEVSSVEQKPYTRRPYPPFMTSTLQQEAGRKLRFSSERTMSIAQRLYENGYITYMRTDSTTLSESAINAARNQARQLYGEEYVHPTARQYTRKVKNAQEAHEAIRPAGDVFQTPGQLHAQLDTDEFRLYELIWQRTVASQMADARGTTLSLRISGTATSGEQVVFNASGRTITFPGFLKAYVETVDEQAGGEADDAESRLPNLTQGQRVDAADLTADGHTTSPPARYTEASLIKALEELGIGRPSTYSSIIKTIQDRGYVHKKGSALVPSWVAFAVIGLLEQHFGRLVDYDFTAAMEDELDQIASGTEQRTNWLNNFYFGGEHGADGSIARSGGLKKLVGGNLEDIDAREVNSIKLFDDDEGRAVNVRVGRNGPYLERMILGEDGEPTPQRANLKDELTPDELTLELAEKLFSTPQEGRSLGVDPESGHEIVAKDGRFGPYVTEILPPPPEEPDDGAPAKKGKKPVGPKPRTGSLLRSMDIETVTLEDALKLLSLPRVVGIDPATNEEITAQNGRYGPYLKRGTDSRSLVNEEQMFTITLDEALKIYAEPKRRGRQGAATPPLRELGKDPVSEQPMVIKDGRFGPYVTDGETNASLRKGDDVMSITDARASELLADRRARGPVKKKAAAKKAPAKKAAKKTPAKKAPAKKAVKKA
- a CDS encoding cold-shock protein, which encodes MPQGTVKWFNPEKGYGFIEQEDGGGDVFVHYKQIQSNGFRTLEENQKVEFEIEDSPKGPQALSVRTV